One stretch of Chryseobacterium indologenes DNA includes these proteins:
- a CDS encoding hydroxymethylglutaryl-CoA synthase family protein, with product MSFGIEAASYYVPSLYLEIKELAEKRGIEPAKLEKGLGLHKMGLPDVHEDAATFAAEALLRLIKDYQITPKEISRIYLGTESALDAAKPTASYAMQMVEKVLEEEYGERVFRNCDVVDMTFACVGGVDALHNALDFVRVNPDKKAVIIASDYAKYELASSGEYTQGGGAVALLISAKPDLLEIENNWGVATESVFDFFKPRRQYKKEDLNGAPEMYPDTIEIFTDEPVFDGQYSNQCYQDRIREAYQHYKEITGKEKPYQNWRYIIFHLPYAFHGKRVFTEIYSLENGISYETPEEQKAVAKSENYTELIATAIEKTQRASSEIGNMYTASIFMAFLSGLQTSFTENEDLSGKEIGFLGYGSGSKSKVFAGKVSANWKAVVEKWKLFENLNHRKAIDFETYEKLHRKQLSKSVNPNYKGFGLVSIETENPVLVGARHYYYQN from the coding sequence ATGAGTTTTGGAATTGAAGCAGCGAGCTATTATGTGCCTTCTTTGTATTTGGAAATTAAAGAATTAGCCGAGAAAAGAGGTATAGAACCGGCAAAATTGGAGAAGGGGCTAGGGCTTCATAAAATGGGATTGCCTGATGTGCATGAAGATGCTGCGACTTTTGCGGCAGAAGCATTGTTAAGGTTGATTAAGGATTACCAGATCACTCCTAAAGAAATTTCAAGAATTTATCTGGGGACAGAAAGTGCTCTGGACGCCGCCAAGCCCACCGCTTCTTATGCAATGCAAATGGTTGAAAAGGTATTAGAAGAAGAATATGGTGAAAGAGTTTTCAGAAACTGTGATGTAGTGGATATGACTTTTGCCTGTGTGGGTGGAGTGGATGCGCTGCATAATGCATTAGATTTTGTAAGGGTAAATCCTGATAAAAAAGCTGTGATAATTGCCAGTGACTATGCAAAATATGAATTAGCTTCTTCGGGAGAATATACTCAGGGAGGAGGGGCAGTTGCCTTGTTGATCTCTGCAAAACCTGACCTTCTTGAAATTGAAAATAATTGGGGAGTAGCTACAGAAAGTGTTTTTGATTTCTTTAAACCAAGAAGACAATATAAAAAAGAAGACCTGAACGGAGCACCGGAAATGTATCCCGATACAATAGAGATTTTTACGGATGAGCCTGTTTTTGACGGCCAGTATTCCAATCAATGCTACCAGGATAGAATAAGAGAAGCATATCAACATTATAAAGAGATTACAGGCAAGGAAAAGCCTTACCAGAACTGGAGGTATATTATCTTCCATTTGCCGTATGCTTTTCATGGAAAAAGAGTCTTTACAGAAATCTATAGCCTTGAAAATGGAATTTCCTATGAAACTCCGGAAGAACAAAAAGCGGTTGCAAAATCAGAAAATTATACAGAACTTATTGCTACAGCAATTGAAAAAACTCAAAGAGCCTCTTCAGAAATAGGAAATATGTATACAGCCTCTATTTTTATGGCATTTCTTTCCGGTTTGCAGACATCTTTTACCGAAAATGAAGATCTGTCCGGAAAAGAAATTGGATTCCTTGGATATGGAAGCGGTTCCAAATCAAAAGTATTTGCTGGGAAGGTATCTGCCAATTGGAAAGCAGTGGTAGAAAAATGGAAATTATTTGAAAATCTTAATCATAGAAAAGCGATTGACTTTGAAACCTATGAAAAGCTTCATAGGAAACAATTAAGCAAGTCTGTAAATCCAAATTACAAAGGTTTTGGTCTTGTTTCTATTGAAACTGAAAATCCTGTTTTAGTTGGAGCCAGACACTATTATTATCAGAATTAA
- a CDS encoding M1 family metallopeptidase: protein MRKAILSIVMLGILFSANVSAQTETSGREKVYRATHTKVTELKHTKLKVNFDYQKEQMNGEEWLTASPYFYPTNELILDAKAMLIHEVALDNNGKKSPLKYEYKDDILKITLDKTYQRNQDYTVYIKYTSRPNEVKQQGSMAINDAKGLYFINAQGTDPELPTQIWTQGETEASSAWFPTIDKPNQKTTQEIYMTVPDKYVTLSNGILKDSQKESNGLRTDHWVMDKRHSTYLFFMGVGEYAIVKDKWKNIPVDYYIEKEYEPYAKQIYGNTPEMIDFFSKRMNYDYPWSKYAQISGRNYVSGAMENTTATLHGSDILQKPGQLIDENTWEDTIAHELFHHWFGDLVTAESWSNLTVNESFANYSEYLWNEHKYGKDQADYHLMTDVNRYIHNPSDFNKNLVRFNYASREDVFDLVTYQKGGGILNMLRNYLGDDAFFAGMNDYLKTNEYQNAEAHQLRLSFEKVSGKDLNWFFNQWYFGSGNPKINYSFTFEPVKKQVAVTINQTQDQMFEFPLAIDVYDNGKPKRYNVWVNADAKNTFNFEVSKAPDLVNINADGVLLADITDKKTPEQNLLQFTNSKEFKNRYNALAGIKDQTGKSPAVTKLLAAALKDPFFRVRIQALELVDLSNPEQMKALGAEVERLASNDPKTLTQAAAIAALAKTKDKKYLPLFEKGMGAVSNAVKGSSLGAILMIDPSKANSLADKIDLDGASDDLQAQLLPIIVKNKVTSQMPKIAPLAAFYPFIKFQNPELGKSAEEGYNWIMSSDNLKATENVTKILGYAKNQIGDNPQAKMMVVQMLKDGLSKKMELLKQNPQNAASINKQIDVINKTIENYK from the coding sequence ATGAGAAAGGCCATTTTATCGATTGTAATGCTCGGAATTTTATTTTCTGCCAATGTATCAGCGCAGACCGAAACTTCAGGAAGAGAAAAGGTGTACAGAGCTACCCATACTAAGGTGACAGAACTGAAACATACAAAGCTGAAGGTGAATTTTGACTATCAGAAAGAACAGATGAATGGAGAAGAATGGCTCACTGCTTCACCTTATTTCTATCCTACCAATGAGCTGATCCTTGATGCAAAAGCAATGCTGATTCATGAAGTAGCTCTTGATAATAATGGTAAGAAATCTCCTTTGAAATATGAGTATAAAGATGATATTCTGAAAATTACATTGGATAAAACCTATCAGAGAAATCAGGATTACACAGTTTACATTAAGTATACCTCCCGTCCAAACGAAGTAAAACAACAGGGAAGTATGGCAATTAATGACGCAAAAGGTCTTTATTTTATTAATGCGCAAGGTACTGATCCGGAACTTCCTACACAAATATGGACACAAGGGGAAACAGAAGCTTCCTCTGCCTGGTTTCCAACCATCGATAAACCGAATCAAAAGACAACACAGGAAATCTATATGACTGTTCCTGATAAATATGTAACCCTTTCGAACGGTATCTTAAAAGACTCTCAAAAAGAATCCAACGGATTGAGAACAGATCACTGGGTAATGGATAAAAGACATTCTACTTACCTTTTCTTCATGGGCGTAGGAGAATATGCTATTGTAAAAGACAAGTGGAAAAATATTCCTGTTGATTACTATATCGAAAAAGAATACGAACCTTACGCAAAACAGATCTATGGAAATACCCCGGAAATGATCGATTTTTTCTCTAAAAGAATGAATTACGATTATCCATGGTCAAAATATGCGCAGATTTCCGGTAGAAATTATGTGAGTGGTGCAATGGAAAATACAACAGCAACCCTTCACGGAAGTGATATTCTTCAAAAACCAGGACAGCTAATTGATGAAAATACATGGGAAGATACCATTGCGCATGAGTTGTTCCACCATTGGTTTGGGGATCTGGTAACAGCTGAAAGCTGGAGTAATCTTACAGTTAATGAATCTTTCGCCAATTATTCTGAATATCTTTGGAATGAACATAAATATGGTAAAGATCAGGCTGATTACCATCTGATGACTGATGTGAACAGGTATATCCATAATCCGTCAGATTTTAATAAAAATCTGGTAAGGTTCAACTATGCTTCCCGTGAAGATGTATTTGATTTGGTAACTTATCAAAAGGGAGGGGGAATTCTGAATATGCTAAGGAACTATCTAGGAGATGATGCTTTCTTTGCCGGAATGAATGATTACCTGAAAACCAATGAATATCAGAATGCAGAAGCACATCAGCTAAGGCTTTCCTTTGAAAAAGTTTCCGGAAAAGACCTGAACTGGTTTTTTAATCAATGGTACTTCGGGAGCGGAAACCCGAAAATCAACTATTCATTTACATTTGAGCCTGTGAAAAAACAGGTCGCTGTAACGATTAATCAGACTCAGGACCAGATGTTTGAATTTCCTTTAGCTATTGACGTTTATGATAATGGTAAACCAAAACGATATAATGTTTGGGTGAATGCTGATGCGAAAAATACATTCAATTTTGAGGTTTCCAAAGCTCCGGATCTGGTAAATATTAATGCAGATGGTGTTTTATTGGCAGATATTACTGATAAGAAAACGCCTGAGCAGAACTTGCTGCAGTTTACGAATTCCAAAGAGTTTAAAAACAGATATAATGCCTTAGCAGGAATAAAAGATCAGACAGGGAAAAGCCCTGCGGTAACAAAATTATTGGCAGCAGCATTGAAGGATCCGTTCTTCAGAGTAAGAATTCAGGCTTTGGAATTAGTTGATCTTAGTAATCCTGAACAAATGAAAGCATTAGGAGCTGAGGTTGAAAGATTAGCATCCAATGACCCTAAGACATTAACGCAGGCTGCTGCGATTGCTGCTTTGGCAAAAACAAAAGATAAAAAATACCTTCCGCTCTTTGAAAAAGGTATGGGGGCCGTTTCAAATGCCGTAAAAGGAAGTTCTTTAGGAGCTATTCTTATGATTGATCCTTCAAAAGCTAATTCATTAGCTGATAAAATTGATCTGGATGGTGCTTCAGATGATTTGCAGGCGCAGTTACTTCCAATTATTGTAAAAAATAAAGTAACCTCTCAAATGCCAAAAATTGCTCCGTTGGCAGCATTTTATCCGTTTATCAAATTCCAGAATCCGGAATTGGGTAAATCTGCAGAAGAAGGCTACAATTGGATCATGTCATCTGATAACTTAAAAGCTACTGAAAATGTTACCAAAATTTTAGGATACGCCAAAAATCAGATAGGAGATAATCCGCAGGCAAAAATGATGGTGGTGCAGATGCTGAAGGATGGTTTAAGTAAGAAAATGGAATTACTGAAGCAGAATCCGCAGAATGCAGCAAGTATCAATAAACAGATTGATGTCATCAATAAAACCATTGAAAATTATAAGTAA
- a CDS encoding thymidylate synthase → MQNYLDLLQHILDNGTDKTDRTGTGTRSVFGYQLRYDLSKGFPLVTTKKVHLKSIIYELLWFLKGETNIKYLKDNGVSIWDEWADENGNLGPVYGAQWRSWNGADGKIVDQITEVIDQIKKNPDSRRLIVSAWNVAEIPNMALAPCHALFQFYVADGKLSLQLYQRSADVFLGVPFNIASYALLLMMVAQVCDLEVGDYVHSFGDVHIYNNHFEQVNRQLARETRPLPTMKLNPEVKNIFDFDFEDFTLENYDPHPGIKAPVAI, encoded by the coding sequence ATGCAAAACTACCTGGATCTTTTACAGCATATTTTAGACAACGGAACTGATAAAACCGATAGAACCGGCACTGGTACAAGAAGTGTCTTCGGGTATCAGCTAAGATATGATCTGTCAAAAGGATTTCCATTGGTAACCACTAAAAAAGTGCATTTAAAATCTATTATTTATGAATTACTTTGGTTTCTGAAAGGAGAGACTAACATCAAATACCTAAAGGATAACGGAGTAAGCATCTGGGATGAATGGGCCGATGAAAATGGTAATTTAGGACCTGTTTATGGAGCACAATGGAGAAGCTGGAATGGAGCAGACGGTAAAATAGTAGATCAGATTACAGAAGTAATTGACCAGATCAAAAAGAACCCGGATTCCAGAAGACTGATCGTTTCCGCATGGAATGTCGCTGAAATTCCTAATATGGCTCTGGCACCTTGTCATGCATTATTCCAGTTTTATGTAGCAGATGGGAAATTATCATTGCAGTTGTATCAGAGAAGTGCCGATGTTTTCCTTGGAGTTCCTTTCAATATTGCCAGCTATGCATTATTATTAATGATGGTAGCACAGGTTTGTGATCTGGAAGTAGGAGATTATGTTCATAGTTTTGGTGATGTTCATATTTACAATAACCATTTTGAACAGGTAAACAGACAGCTTGCCAGAGAGACAAGACCTCTTCCTACGATGAAGCTAAATCCTGAAGTGAAAAATATCTTTGATTTCGATTTTGAAGATTTTACTTTAGAAAATTATGACCCACATCCAGGAATTAAGGCTCCTGTAGCTATTTAA